The Phytohabitans houttuyneae genome has a segment encoding these proteins:
- a CDS encoding class F sortase, with protein MRPDRSRSHPALQLGWWAGCAATVLMAAWGVQQVRAASAAPEGPPPLVAVAPSPSPSPSARQLRAVLGRRPAALDRSAPTKIVIPSINLRAGLDTVGLLPDGTIETPPYERAHRAAWYRLGPAPGERGAAVLVGHVDSKKAVAVFWYLTRIVPGDEIQVSREDGRTALFTVTSIEEFPKAAFPTDRVYADSDAPLLRLVTCGGKWDPIRADYPSNIVVFATLTGVA; from the coding sequence GTGCGGCCTGACCGATCCCGCTCGCATCCCGCCCTCCAGCTCGGCTGGTGGGCGGGGTGCGCCGCCACCGTGCTGATGGCGGCCTGGGGCGTCCAGCAGGTGCGGGCGGCCAGCGCGGCGCCGGAGGGGCCGCCGCCGCTCGTCGCCGTCGCGCCCTCGCCGTCTCCGTCGCCGTCCGCCCGCCAACTCCGGGCGGTGCTGGGGCGGCGGCCGGCGGCGCTCGACCGTTCGGCACCGACGAAGATCGTGATCCCGTCGATCAACCTGCGCGCCGGGCTGGACACGGTGGGGCTGCTGCCCGACGGCACGATCGAGACCCCGCCGTACGAGCGGGCGCACCGGGCCGCCTGGTACCGCCTGGGGCCGGCGCCGGGGGAGCGGGGCGCGGCCGTGCTCGTCGGCCACGTCGACTCCAAGAAGGCGGTCGCCGTCTTCTGGTACCTCACCCGGATCGTGCCGGGCGACGAGATCCAGGTGAGCCGCGAGGACGGGCGCACGGCGCTGTTCACGGTGACGTCGATCGAGGAGTTTCCGAAGGCCGCGTTTCCGACCGACCGCGTCTACGCCGACTCGGACGCGCCCCTGCTGCGGCTGGTCACCTGCGGCGGCAAGTGGGACCCGATCCGCGCCGACTACCCGTCGAACATCGTCGTCTTCGCCACCCTGACCGGCGTCGCCTGA